The genomic segment GTTGGGGCCGTGCGCGCTGGCATCCGCGGTGACGTAAACCACCCGAGACTCCGAGTGCTTGGCGTGCCCGAAGCGGAACGAGTCCATCCGGGACGGCATctcttcgtcgtcccccgcgtcctcgcccgcgttaTTCTTGTTGGAACCCGCCCGCTgcggcctcgcgggcgcgacccgccgGTGCAGGACACGCGCGTACCCTACGGCGGCCGCCCAACCGACCGCGAACGGCCCGGACTTTCGAGGCGCGGATCCCTCGATCGGTGTTTCGCTCACGCCGACgacacgcccgcgcgggggctGCGCACGCCCTAGTGCCGATCTCGTAATCGGGTCTCGTTATGTCTCGCCGCTTGCGAAGCGCGTGGTCCGGCAGCCCTCAGCTCGACAATCAAGGACCAATCAATCGCACTCACTGGCTGATTCAAAAAACGCGGGACAGCCCCGGCGACAATCACACGTCGGCGATCGCCATGTtcgccggggaggaggaggccctCATGGCCGACCCGAACGGGCTCAGCGATTATGAGCTCGAACGCAtcgagcgcatccgccgtAACCGCGAGATCATGAAGCGCCTCGGCTTGGGCGACCACGacatcgtctccgcggcgaggcaacGATGCGGCGTGGAGGAGGGCAAGGAGAACGCATCTGGACCGACCGAGAACAAGAAGCGCAAGGCTCCagccgcgaagaagaagcaCGAGAttcccgcggaggagcgcgccacgcgtcgctcgcgtcgcatcgccaCCAAGGACGCCGAACacgcgggcctcggcgacgaccacgaGGAGACCGAGACGTACATCGTGGGAAGGGGCGAATACGCGGTGGAGGTtgacggcgcgcacgaggcggaggcggaggcgtacCGGCTGAGAAACGCGGGGATCCAGGAGCGGGTCAGCGTGGTGGGCACCGCGAGCTATCAGCACACGCTGATGAGGGTGAGGACCATGTCGGAGCCCGCGCTGGGAAACAGGGTCAAGGCCATCGAGCGAGCAAAGGGGAAACACGCCGTCGTCAAGATGAAACTTTTCGCCAGGGTTCTGTTCCTGGAGGGATACGAGGAGCTGAGCACGCTGGCGACGGAGAGTCTGGagaggctcgtcgccgagctgggGGACCCGGACGTcgatggcgaggacggggacgcggagtGAGCGCGAGAGCGTGGGTGGAAGGTACGATGGTACCTTTAAGGTATAATTAAGCACATCGACAATAAAAAATAGCAGCGAGCGTAAAAGTTACAGCGTCCCCGCTCGTCACTCCTCCTTGAGCGGGTttccctcggcgtcgacgcaggTCCACCCCGCCTTCTTCACGTCGGGAACAGACGCGGGGTTACCCacgatcgcgagcgcgggggtctTGCCCACCAGGTACTTCTCCGCGCACTCGCGCATCCTGCCCGGCGTGCAGTCCAGGAGCCTGTCCCTGAAGAGCTGCCTGCTCTCGTCGTCCATCAGGTTGGTGAAGAGCGAGGCACCGCGGGActggggcgcgagcggcgcgtcgatcgccttgAACGCCTTGAGCCACGCCTCCTCCAGGATCTCCTGTGTGAGGTTaccctccttcgccgcccacgt from the Micromonas commoda chromosome 8, complete sequence genome contains:
- a CDS encoding predicted protein; translation: MSRRLRSAWSGSPQLDNQGPINRTHWLIQKTRDSPGDNHTSAIAMFAGEEEALMADPNGLSDYELERIERIRRNREIMKRLGLGDHDIVSAARQRCGVEEGKENASGPTENKKRKAPAAKKKHEIPAEERATRRSRRIATKDAEHAGLGDDHEETETYIVGRGEYAVEVDGAHEAEAEAYRLRNAGIQERVSVVGTASYQHTLMRVRTMSEPALGNRVKAIERAKGKHAVVKMKLFARVLFLEGYEELSTLATESLERLVAELGDPDVDGEDGDAE